A segment of the Streptomyces sp. NBC_01235 genome:
CGGACATCTCGTCGGTCCAGGCGATGCTGTGCGGACTGAGGACGACGTTGTCCATGCCGAGCAGAGGGTTGTCGGCGCCGGGAGGCTCGGACTCGAAGACGTCCAGTCCGGCGCCGCGGATGCGGCCGGCGCGCAGCGCGTCGATCAGCGCCGCCTCGTCCACGATCGGCCCGCGGGCGACGTTGACAAGCACGCCCGAGGGCTTCATCAGGGACAGTCGCCGGGCGTCCACGAGGTGATGGGTCTCCTCGGTCAGCACGCACATCACGATCACCGCGTCGGCCTCGGCCATCACCGTGTCGGCGTCGGCGAGACGCACGCCGAGTTCCCGGGCGGTTTCCTCCGGGCAGTAGGGGTCGTAGGCGATGACCTCGGTGTCGAACGGTCGCAGCAGCCCGACCAGGTCACGGGCGGTGTTGCCGAGCCCGAGCAGTCCGACCTTGCGGCCGGTGAGCCCGAGCCCCATCCACTGCTCCCTCTCGGACCAGCGTCCCTGACGTACCAGCCGGTCCTTGGCGGTGACGTTGTGCAGGACGGCCAGCAGCATGGTGAGGGCGGCGGTGGAGACGGGGCGTCGGGCGCCGTCCGGGGTGATGGTGACCAGGGCGCCGTGGCGCGTGCAGGCGTCGAGGTCGACGGCGTCGTAGCCGACACCGAAGCGGGCGAAGAGAAGCGGGGGCCGGGTGACGCCGTCGAAGGTGCGGGCGGTGACGGCGGGGGCGGCGAACAGGACGGCGTCCAGGCCGGCGATGTCCGGGGCGAGGAGTTCGTCGGTGTCACGCGGGAGGTAGTGCCAGCTGATTCCGGCGGCGTCCAGCTCGCTGAGCCGGATGTCGCCCCATACGTTGTTCCCGTCCGCGTCGAGGAAGTCGCGGCTGACCCCGACGGTGAACCGGCCGTCGGCCGGCTGGAAGTTCCTCATCACAGCACCGCGACCGGGTTGACGGGCGAGCCCGTGCCACCGGGAACGTTCAGCGGTGCCACGACGAGCAGGAACTCGTAGCGGCCTTCTGTCGCGCAGGCGGTGGACAACGCCTCCAGGTCGAGATTGTCCAGCAGCGGTACGCCCATGGCGGTGATGGCGAGGGCGTGCACGGGCGAGTGGAGTCCGTCGACGGGGGAGGGCCGTACGTCGCTGTCGCCGTCGCCGCCGAGCAGGGAGATCCCGCGCTCGGCGAGAAGGGGAACGGCGTCGACATGGAAGCCGGCGCTGGCGTTGTCGGGGTTCCAGGCGCCGAGCTCGGCGCGGCGGCGGAAGTGACCGGAGCGCAGCAGCACCGCGTCGCCCTCGGCGATGGTCACGCCGAGCGCCTTCTCCGCGGCGACGACGTCCTCGGCGTGCACGGCGGTGCCGGGCTCGAGCCAGTCGGTGCCGAGGACGGCGGGCAGATCGATCAGAACGCCCTTGGTGATGAGGGGACCGAGGGCGGAGACGGCGCCGAAGTGGGCGCCGGCGGCGTCGACGACCTCGCGGGCGGTGTGACCGTCGTAGAGCTGACCGCGATAGGCGATGTGGGAGAGCGCGTCGAGGTGGCTGACGCCCTTGCCGTGGTAGTCGACGGCGATGAAGTCCTTGTGGCAGGAGGGCTCCGGGGCCTCGACGTCGCCGAGGTCGGACATGTAGTGCAGAGCGGGCTTGCCGTTGTCGGGGCCGGGCACCGTGTTCCAGGGCAGGGCCATGGGGACGGTGGTGCCGCTGCGGACGAGGGCGGTGGCACGCTGGACGTGGGCGGGGGTGACCCGGTTCCACGCGCCGCGGTCGGCGGGGGTCCAGCGGCCCCATGTCCGTACGGCGTCGAAGAGGGAGTCGAACTCCTCGCGCGACAGGCGAGGGCCGTTGTCGGGAAGGGGAGGAGACGGGGAAGGGGTTGGGCTGCTGGTCATGAGCTGCTCAGCGCTCCAAGGCTCGGAGGGTGTCGTCGGCCGGCCCGGAAGGCACGCTACGGTCGGGAGTCTCGGCGAATCTCGATGGCAAAGCGCGCGGCGACGGCATTGTCGTTCGGTGACAGACGAGGGACAATAACAACATGCTGAACGACGTACAGAATGATGGGTGGAAACGACGGTGAGCGCAAGCGACCCGGGAAGCCTCGTCCCGGCGGTGACCCGAGCGGTGGCGATCCTCGACGTGCTCGGCGAGGCGGAGGGCCGACCCCTGTCGGTGAGTGACATCGCGCGTGCCCTGGGGCTGCCGAAGTCCTCGACGGGGAACCTCTGCGCCTCCCTGGAGGCGGCGGGCATGATCACGCGCAACGGCACGGGCTTCGGCCTCGGGCGCAAGCTGGTGGAACTCGGCGGCCGCTATCTGTCCACGGTCGACCAGTTGCGCGACTTCTACGAGCTGTGCCGGCGCAGTGCGCACATCTCGCGCGAGACCGCCCGGGTGGCCGTCCTGGACGGCCTGGACGTGCTCTACCTGGCCCGATACGACGGCACTCAGCCGCTGCGGCTCACCGCCAACATCGGTGACCGCTTTCCCGCGAACTGCACGGCGACCGGGAAGGCCATCCTGTCGACTCTGGATCCGGCGGTGGCGGAGGACCGACTGCGCGGTCGCACACTGCCCGCGCTCAGCGGGCGGTCCATCACCTCGGTGCCGGCGCTGCTGGAAGACCTGGCGGCGACCCGTGAGCGTGGCTACGCGATCGACGACGAGGAGGCCACGGCGGGCGTCCTGTGCCTGTCCGTGCCGGTCACCGGATTCCGTACCGACTCGGCCCCCTTCGCGATCAGCGTCACCGTGCTCAAGGCGCGACTCGACGACGAGTTCCGCGGCGCGCTGCTGAAGGATCTGCGCGCCATCGCGGCAGGGCTGGAGAACCCCATGCTTCCGCAAGGACGGTCCGCGGGCGGCGCATGAGGTGACGTGGGCGCCCCGGCCGGACAGGGGGCTGCGGGTGATCGCTGCAACGGCGGCCGTACGGAACTTCTCCGTACGGCCGCCGTAACTTTGGAGCAACATATGTCGACGGGAGTATTGACCAGCATGCTGTGATGAGTTCAGGATTCTGGTCGAGCCGATGGATCGGTCCTCGGCCTGCAGATCCCCCGGAGAAGTCCGTGAACGACGCTCCCGACGACACAGCCCCCAGTTCTCCGTCGCCCGACGGGCACGCGGCCTCCCGCCCCCTGGTGACGATCCGCGGACTGCGCAAGCGGTTCGGCGGCACCCTCGCCCTCGCCGATGTGGACCTCGACATCCAGGCAGGCAGTGTTCTCGCCCTGTTGGGACACAATGGTGCCGGAAAATCTACACTTATCAAGATCCTTGCCGGCGTCTATCGCGCCGACGAAGGCCAGGTCACCGTCGCCGGTCACCCGCTCGGCTCCGGCGCCGCGTCCACCGAGATGTCCTTCATCCACCAGGACCTGGGCCTGGTGGAGTGGATGACGGTGGCCGAGAACGTCGCTCTGGGCACCGGCTACCCCCGCCGCGCCGGGCTCGTGTCCTGGCGGCAGGTGCGCCGGCGCTGTACCGAGGCCCTGGAGATAGTCGCCGGTCACCTCGACCCGGACGCGGCCGTCGCCGACCTCACCCGCGCCGAACGCTCCCTCGTCGCCATCGCCCGCGCACTGGCCACCCGCGCCCGCCTCATCGTCCTCGACGAACCGACGGCCAGCCTCCCCGCCGCGGACTGCGCGCGGCTCTTCGACGTCCTGCACACCCTGCGCGACCGCGGTCACGCCATCGTCTACGTCAGCCACCGCCTCGACGAGGTCTACCAGGTGGCCGACCGCTTCGCCGTCCTGCGCGACGGCCACCTCATCAGCCAGGGCATCCTCGCCGACCACGGCCCCGACCGGATCGTGCACGACATCGTCGGGCACGAGCCGGAGAGCCACCGCCCGTCTGCTTCCCGGAACACGGGCGCCCCCGCCTCCACCGTGCTGCGCCTGACGGGCGTCACCGCCGAGGGCACCGGTCCCGTCGAGCTGGAACTGCGCGCCGGGGAAGTCCTCGGCATGGTCGGTCTCACCGGAGCCGGCCACATGGATCTGGGCCGCGCTCTCGCCGGAGCCCGGCCCCTCACCGGCGGCGAGGTCCTGCTCGACGGCAGGCCGTACCACCCCCACTCGGTCGCCGCGGCCGTCGACGCGGGCATCGGCTTCGTCACCAGCAACCGCCAGGAGGAGGGCTGCGCCCTCGAACTCACCGTGCGGGAGAACTTCCTGGCCAACCCCCGCGCAGACGCCCGCGCCCCCTGGCGCTGGATCAGCCCGGGGCGGGAACGCGCCGAGGCCAGGTCGCTCGTCGAGCGGTTCGGCGTGCGCCCCGCCGACTCCGAGGCGCCGATCGCCACACTCTCCGGCGGCAACCAGCAGAAGATCATGATCGGCCGCTGGCTACGCCTGAGCCGCCGCGTGGTGATCCTCGAGGAGCCGACCGCCGGCGTCGACGTCGGCGCCAAGGCCGAGATCTACCGGCTCCTGGACGACGCCCTTGCCGAAGGGCTCGCCGTCCTGCTCATATCCACCGACTTCGAGGAGGTCGCTGACGTCTGCCACCGCGCCCTGGTCTTCGTCCGAGGCGGCGTCACGGCGGAACTGTCCGGCGAAGCCCTCACCGTCACCGAACTCACCCATGCCGCGTCGGCCATGCCGGCGCTGACCGGAACGGGCAACCACTGATGGCCACCGAGACCCATTTCTCCCGCCGAGCCCAGCGGTCCACGACCGGTGTCGACGACAAAGCGCCCAAGCGTGGGCGTACGACCGGCACCACTCCGACCGGACCGTCCCGCGGCAGGGGCGGCGGCCGTCTGCGCGGTCACCTCATCGGCACCTACGGCCTGCTCACCCTCACCGTCCTGCTCTTCCTCGTCTTCTCCCTCGCCCTGCCGGACACCTTCCCGACCCTCGACAACATCTCGTCGATCCTGTCCAACCAGTCGATCCCGGCCATGCTCGCCCTCGGCGCGATGATCCCCATCGTCACCGGCAAGTTCGACCTCTCCGTCGGCTACGGCCTCGGCCTCGCCCACGTGTTGACGATGCAGCTCATCGTCAACAACGGCTGGCCCTGGCCCATGGCCTGCCTCGTCGTCATCGTCGGCGGCGGCGTCATAGGCGTGTTCAACGGACTGCTCGTCGAGTTCGCCAAGATCGACTCGTTCATCGCCACCCTCGGC
Coding sequences within it:
- a CDS encoding NAD(P)-dependent oxidoreductase, which encodes MRNFQPADGRFTVGVSRDFLDADGNNVWGDIRLSELDAAGISWHYLPRDTDELLAPDIAGLDAVLFAAPAVTARTFDGVTRPPLLFARFGVGYDAVDLDACTRHGALVTITPDGARRPVSTAALTMLLAVLHNVTAKDRLVRQGRWSEREQWMGLGLTGRKVGLLGLGNTARDLVGLLRPFDTEVIAYDPYCPEETARELGVRLADADTVMAEADAVIVMCVLTEETHHLVDARRLSLMKPSGVLVNVARGPIVDEAALIDALRAGRIRGAGLDVFESEPPGADNPLLGMDNVVLSPHSIAWTDEMSAGNGGSAVRAVLDVAIGRLPRFVVNRDVLGHAGLSERLGALAADTGHHAPAVVTP
- a CDS encoding cyclase family protein; translation: MTSSPTPSPSPPLPDNGPRLSREEFDSLFDAVRTWGRWTPADRGAWNRVTPAHVQRATALVRSGTTVPMALPWNTVPGPDNGKPALHYMSDLGDVEAPEPSCHKDFIAVDYHGKGVSHLDALSHIAYRGQLYDGHTAREVVDAAGAHFGAVSALGPLITKGVLIDLPAVLGTDWLEPGTAVHAEDVVAAEKALGVTIAEGDAVLLRSGHFRRRAELGAWNPDNASAGFHVDAVPLLAERGISLLGGDGDSDVRPSPVDGLHSPVHALAITAMGVPLLDNLDLEALSTACATEGRYEFLLVVAPLNVPGGTGSPVNPVAVL
- a CDS encoding IclR family transcriptional regulator, producing the protein MSASDPGSLVPAVTRAVAILDVLGEAEGRPLSVSDIARALGLPKSSTGNLCASLEAAGMITRNGTGFGLGRKLVELGGRYLSTVDQLRDFYELCRRSAHISRETARVAVLDGLDVLYLARYDGTQPLRLTANIGDRFPANCTATGKAILSTLDPAVAEDRLRGRTLPALSGRSITSVPALLEDLAATRERGYAIDDEEATAGVLCLSVPVTGFRTDSAPFAISVTVLKARLDDEFRGALLKDLRAIAAGLENPMLPQGRSAGGA
- a CDS encoding sugar ABC transporter ATP-binding protein, yielding MNDAPDDTAPSSPSPDGHAASRPLVTIRGLRKRFGGTLALADVDLDIQAGSVLALLGHNGAGKSTLIKILAGVYRADEGQVTVAGHPLGSGAASTEMSFIHQDLGLVEWMTVAENVALGTGYPRRAGLVSWRQVRRRCTEALEIVAGHLDPDAAVADLTRAERSLVAIARALATRARLIVLDEPTASLPAADCARLFDVLHTLRDRGHAIVYVSHRLDEVYQVADRFAVLRDGHLISQGILADHGPDRIVHDIVGHEPESHRPSASRNTGAPASTVLRLTGVTAEGTGPVELELRAGEVLGMVGLTGAGHMDLGRALAGARPLTGGEVLLDGRPYHPHSVAAAVDAGIGFVTSNRQEEGCALELTVRENFLANPRADARAPWRWISPGRERAEARSLVERFGVRPADSEAPIATLSGGNQQKIMIGRWLRLSRRVVILEEPTAGVDVGAKAEIYRLLDDALAEGLAVLLISTDFEEVADVCHRALVFVRGGVTAELSGEALTVTELTHAASAMPALTGTGNH